CCGGTTTTGGCGAGCTTGACCGCATCGCCGCCGTTCGCGGACGATTTCACCGGATGCTTCCGCTGGCCGTTCGCATCATTCGCACCCGGAGCCTTCTGCGAATCATCTGGTGTCGATTCATGGCCCGGCGTTTCAGGCTGACCTTCCTCATCCGTCAGTCGGGCATCAACCGTGGTTCCCTTACCATTCAGGCAGCTTTTCAGCTCGCTTTCCTTATACCAGGTCGAACCATCCGCAATTGGCGTGCAGGAATCGTTGAATCCGATTTCCTTCTCGTTGTACAGCATTCTGACCAACGGCTGATACGGCTGCCCCGAGACGTCCGTACCATCACGCACGACCACATCCCACTGCACATTCGCAGCCATCGGCGTCACACTTTCGCCACGCCACGGATTATTCTCATACGTGTACAGTTCACTCGCCTGCTGCTGCGATCCAGGCAGCTTCAGCAATGCCGCAAACGGAATAATGGTTTCGGCATGTGCGAATCGGAACGTCGCGGCGGTGCCGGCCCGCTCCCTCGTGTCGATCGCATTGAAGAAATCGTCGAGCAACGGCTGGGCAATGCGGTAGGTCTCATCCTGACCTGCGCGCCCCGGTCCCTTCTCATAGAAGTCCTCGGCATCAAGCGACCAAGCAAACGTCTTAGCCTCCTGGGCGTGCTGACCTTGGAAGTACTGGTCGAAATTGAACGTGTGGGATCCGGTGTTCTCCTGTTCCATATCGGCCGCGATGATGTACAGATTGTACAAATCCATTGCCGCATCCTGTTCCGACGCGATCTTCTTCTTGGCGTCACCGCACGCGTTCGCATCCTTGGCAGGGTCGGCGCCAGCAGCGCAATTGGCCGCACCCTTTTTCGTGCCGTCAGCCGTGTTGTACCAGATGCGCTGGCCTTCCTCCTTGCCGATGGACGCGAGGAAATCGTCAGTGAAGATTTGAGAGAGCAGATTATGCGAAGCGGTGGTCATGGACGGATCGTTCGTCACGTTTTCCTCAGCTTCGGCGATGCCCCCATCATTCGCGACGAACTGCTGGTAACGTTCCGCGCGCTCCTTGGCCTCGCCCGTTTTCTGCGTACCATCCGGATTATCAGTCTTATGGAAATACAACGTGGTGGTGTTCTTGTCGAAATTCTTGCCGGAATTGTTATCCGCAGGATTATTCGGTGCTACAACCGCATTCGCCAGCAAACCGTTGGAAGCCTGATCGAATCCTAGTTTGAAATTCTCTCCGGATTCGGTTGCACGAGGCTCACCCGAGCTCTGGTATGAGACGCGCAGTCCCTGCTTTGCGGCATTGGCGAACAGATCAGCATCACGCTGGTATATTCTCTCACCAATGCCCTGATGCTGTATGGCGCCCTGACCAGAGAGCATGCCATACCCGTTGCCCACGTTGGCCGCAGTAATGGCATTGACATTGTTGATGAATTCCTTGCCAACCTCTGGGCTAACGAATCCAGCATAATTGTTTTCCGCAGCAGACTGAGCCATCAGTGCCAGCAAAGCGTCATACTTGTAGCTCGACAGGCCACGCGAGCCATGCCTTGCCACAGACTCGGTGTATGCAAGATGGTATCTGCTCGGAATTGCTGAATATGATGTGCTCGCCGGCGCAACATACGGCTGCTTGCTGCTGTAATACCGGGCGGTTCCTTCCCCAGCCAAAGCCGCTGGCGTTGCGAGCATGGCCGCTGCCACTACAGCGCTTGTCAACGCGAGCATGCCACCGCCCACCGATTTGGTACCGCGTTTGCGCCAGGCTCCTGCCTGCCGCTGTTCCTTTGTTGCCGTATGGTTTTTCGCCATTATCCTCATTCTTCTACCTCTTCTGCTTTGCCACATTGAAGCTGTCAGACAAGCCAGCCTGGGCGACAAAATAGGCTCGGAAGGCGAACACGCAACGCCTTAAACGTGAACGATCGACAAATAATCCGCGAACCGTCGCTTAGAACTCAAGTAAGTTGCACAGCCGCAACTCCCCCACCCCATGGATTCACGATGCTCGACGTATCACAGAACCTGCTGGACAAGTTCCACCGATTTCGCTGCGGACACCCCCAATCAACGCACATCATTATGGCTGGCCGATTGTCGACTTGACACGTGGAAACGTCCCCGCCTTTCACGTCAGGACCGAAAACCCAAAGTATGCAAGAATCCGGACGTTACAGGATGCGGACGTTTTCTTGGAGACTGAATGAAAGGATTATCGTATGTTCGGTCCCGAGGAACGACGGCGCGGAGGGGTCCTTCGGACGCATGAAGATGGAGTCCGTCCATCCCGGGCATTGGGAGGAACGTACCCGCGACGAGGTGCTCGTCCCGGTCGACGACTGCATCCGTTGGCACGACCACGAGCGCATCAAACGGTCGCTCGGTTGGATGAGTCCGGTACAATACCGTCAGAGCCAGGGAATGGCTGCGTGATCATCTCCAAGAAAACGTCCGCAGCCCCTCTGCCATTTGCGATCAGTCATGGCACGCTGATTCCAATGGGTTTCAGCAGTACGCTGGATGACGCATTATCGCAAAGCGTCGAACACGCCATCAATATGATTGCCGCCATGTTCGAGATGCCACGTCAACAAGTGTACCTGCTGCTGTCGGCTGCCATCAACTTCAACGTGACGCAAGTCGTTGATATCACACCAAAGGCGTTCACGGTCTGATTGATCTGTCGATGTTTCAACAACTACCCGACTATGAACGGACGATACGCGATATTGGAAACAGCAGATGGACTGCCATGCGGCGCATGCCTTATTGGCCCAGCAGGCTCAGACAAGTCACTGATTGGTCTAGCCAAAGAACTCTATAAGGGAATGGAATAACAGATGGTTTCCCCAACAAACAATCATGCAGCAAGATAGCAACACCACCCAGGCGACGGATCGCGCCGAAACGGACGCTCTCTCCTTCGGCGCGAAGAAAATCGCAATCATGATTGGCGTGGGACTCATCGCCGGTTCCCTACACTGCCTATGTTGATGACCATGCCGTTGGCGTAGCTGATCTACCTGTGTTTCCGCCGTATCATCCATCCGACTCGCGCATAACCGTCCATACGGGAATCCTCGAACGCAAGTAAA
This window of the Bifidobacterium pseudocatenulatum DSM 20438 = JCM 1200 = LMG 10505 genome carries:
- a CDS encoding histidine-type phosphatase is translated as MAKNHTATKEQRQAGAWRKRGTKSVGGGMLALTSAVVAAAMLATPAALAGEGTARYYSSKQPYVAPASTSYSAIPSRYHLAYTESVARHGSRGLSSYKYDALLALMAQSAAENNYAGFVSPEVGKEFINNVNAITAANVGNGYGMLSGQGAIQHQGIGERIYQRDADLFANAAKQGLRVSYQSSGEPRATESGENFKLGFDQASNGLLANAVVAPNNPADNNSGKNFDKNTTTLYFHKTDNPDGTQKTGEAKERAERYQQFVANDGGIAEAEENVTNDPSMTTASHNLLSQIFTDDFLASIGKEEGQRIWYNTADGTKKGAANCAAGADPAKDANACGDAKKKIASEQDAAMDLYNLYIIAADMEQENTGSHTFNFDQYFQGQHAQEAKTFAWSLDAEDFYEKGPGRAGQDETYRIAQPLLDDFFNAIDTRERAGTAATFRFAHAETIIPFAALLKLPGSQQQASELYTYENNPWRGESVTPMAANVQWDVVVRDGTDVSGQPYQPLVRMLYNEKEIGFNDSCTPIADGSTWYKESELKSCLNGKGTTVDARLTDEEGQPETPGHESTPDDSQKAPGANDANGQRKHPVKSSANGGDAVKLAKTGSNVTPAIVATVVMVSSAIFGGSYARRSRRKA
- a CDS encoding IS3 family transposase, whose amino-acid sequence is MKMESVHPGHWEERTRDEVLVPVDDCIRWHDHERIKRSLGWMSPVQYRQSQGMAA
- a CDS encoding acetamidase/formamidase family protein, coding for MIISKKTSAAPLPFAISHGTLIPMGFSSTLDDALSQSVEHAINMIAAMFEMPRQQVYLLLSAAINFNVTQVVDITPKAFTV